In Streptococcus parauberis NCFD 2020, the sequence ATGCTCATCCAACAACAAGAGTTTGGGCTTTTCTAATGAAGCCATTAATAGAGTTAAGGCTTGTCTTTGTCCACCAGATAGGAATTGTGTGTCCACTTTCATCCTATTCTCTAAAGACAAATCTAGTTCTTTTAAAGCTTCCTTGAAAATCTGCCGTTCGTTTTCTTTAACTCCCCAAGATAAACCACGTTTTTTACCACGGCGGTAAGCAATAGCCATGTTTTCTTCAATACTTAGGCGTGATGCTGTCCCCATCTTAGGGTCTTGGAAAACACGGCTGATGAATTTTGCGCGACGAGAAGCTGGTTGATTTTTGATCGATTGAGTTTCTAATAAAATATCTCCTTGATCAAGACTGAGAGTTCCTGCTAAGCTATTCATTAATGTTGACTTACCGGCTCCATTGCCCCCAATAATAGAAATGAAGTCACCTTGCTCAACTTCCAAAGATAGACCTCGCAAGACATGGTTTTCATTAACAGTGCCTGCTTCAAATACTTTGTGAATCGAATCGATTGTTAATAATGCTGTCATATGAACTCCTAACCTAATTTGGGTTGACGAATACGTAATTTCTTTTGAACTTCTGGAACATAAAGAACGCTGGCTAAAAGAATAGCTGAGAAGAGTTTAACTAAGTCTGCATCCATACCAGGAATAGATAAAATGGCTAGAATAATCAGACGGTAGATAATTGAACCGATAACAATTGAGGTTAGGCGCCAGCCTATGCTCAAATTCCGAATCACTACTTCTGCAATAATAATTGATGCCAGACCGATAACAATGGTTCCTACCCCAGAATTCAAATCTGCGTAGCCATTATTCTGACAAAGAAGTGCCCCACAAAGAGCAATTAAGCCATTGGAAATCATGTATCCTAAAATCTTCATATTGTCCGTTTTAATGCCGTTGGACTCACTCATCGGAATGTTATCTCCGGTCGAACGAAGTGCTAATCCTAGTTGTGTTTTCATGAGTAAGGTTAGGACAGCAATAACCATTAAAACAAAGATGCCACCAAGAATCATGACTGAGGCCGTTTTGGTAAAGCCCAGATCATAGACTTGGCTAACTAAGGTTTTT encodes:
- a CDS encoding ABC transporter ATP-binding protein, encoding MTALLTIDSIHKVFEAGTVNENHVLRGLSLEVEQGDFISIIGGNGAGKSTLMNSLAGTLSLDQGDILLETQSIKNQPASRRAKFISRVFQDPKMGTASRLSIEENMAIAYRRGKKRGLSWGVKENERQIFKEALKELDLSLENRMKVDTQFLSGGQRQALTLLMASLEKPKLLLLDEHTAALDPKTSDMVMRLTDKIVQTHQLTALMITHNMENAIAYGNRLVMLHQGKIVVDISGEEKQKLTVPQLLNLFQERSGQELNDDALVLG
- a CDS encoding ABC transporter permease, with product MALILSSLSQGLLWSVMAIGVYITFRILDIADLTAEGSYPLGAAVCATGIVSGLNPLLSTLLALAAGFIAGLVSGLIHTKLKIPALLTGIITLTGLYSINLKVLGRANVALLGQKTLVSQVYDLGFTKTASVMILGGIFVLMVIAVLTLLMKTQLGLALRSTGDNIPMSESNGIKTDNMKILGYMISNGLIALCGALLCQNNGYADLNSGVGTIVIGLASIIIAEVVIRNLSIGWRLTSIVIGSIIYRLIILAILSIPGMDADLVKLFSAILLASVLYVPEVQKKLRIRQPKLG